The segment CGACAGCAAGAAAATAGTCCAAAATTTCCTGAACGTTAAACCAGTTGTTTTGTCCCTCCATCTCAATCCGTTCCTTTGCCCATCAGATGACCTCACGTTCCGCTCCTCCTTCTTTCATATAGTGTACCTCTATTTCCCATGCCAAGCTATTTCTCGGGAAATCGCACAGTCTGATCCCTTTCGACACCTTCTTGCATCTGCCGTTGTCCTGCAGCCTGCCCTGCTTGCAGATGTACAAGGATTTCAGCATATTTTGTCAACGTTTGCGAACGTTCTAGCCCTGTTCATACGATAAAGGAAGACTGCTTATGTCCGACAAATTTACGAGCGATCCTCTTGTCAAATTGGTTAGTTTTTGTTATTGTTTTGTTATATATACTATCTAACTATAACCTAATTCACGTGAGGATTTGGACTGCCTGGCTAGCATAAGCCTACTCCATGGAGCATGACTTCTCATCACTTTCCCGGCGGATATTGTCATTCAGTACGCACAACTTATTTTCATTCACTATTATGTAAGGGCTTACATGGAACTGATTTTGGCATCTCATCCCTAATTTTCACACAGAAAGGAGGCCCGTTGCACGTACTCATAAGGGACGAGATGTTCAAAATATATCTTTGTTATAAGTGAGGTGCTCATTAATGATAAGACAGATGAGAAACTGCTTTCTGCTTTTGCTTTGCTTGGCAGTGGTGCTCGGCGGTGGATTTGTAACGGCTTCGCCAAGCGCGCAGGCTGCCGATTATCCGGCTTGGAATGCGAACACGATTTACACCGGCGGAGAAATTGTTTCGCACAAGGGCCAATTGTGGCAGGCACAGTGGTGGACGCAAAATCAAGAGCCCGGTGCGGATCAATGGGGACCCTGGCGTGTAGTTCAGAACGACCCCGTTGATCCAGGCAACAACGGCAACGATCCGGGCAACGGCACAGCTTCCTACCCGGCATGGAACCCTAATTCGATCTACAATACTGGAGACATTGTTTCACATAACGGTCAGCTTTGGTTAGCTAGATGGTGGACGCAAAATCAGGAGCCTGGCACAACCGGACAATGGGGAGTATGGGAACTCTATCAGGAAAATCCAACAGATCCGACTGATCCGACTGATCCAGTTGAACCCGGCGAACCGTCTAATGGCTTCTATATCAGCGGAACGACCCTGTACGATGCCAACGGCAACCCGTTCGTCATGCGCGGCATCAACCATGCCCATACATGGTATAAAAATGATCTGAATACCGCTATCCCGGCAATTGCAGCGACTGGCGCCAACACCGTGCGTGTGGTCCTGTCGAACGGCCGCCAGTGGACGAGAGACAGTGCGAGTGAAGTGAGCAACATTATTTCTCTGCTTGAACAGCATGAAATGATCGCCGTGCTGGAAGTGCATGACGCTACAGGCAGCAACAACATATCCGACCTTCAAGCAGCCGTTGATTATTGGATCGATATCAAGAGCGCCCTGATCGGCAAAGAAGACACGGTTATTATTAATATTGCCAATGAGTGGTATGGGAACTGGAGCGGATCAGAATGGGCAAAAGGCTATAAGCAAGCGATTCCGCGTCTGCGCGACGCTGGTCTGCAGCATACGCTGATCGTCGACGCTGCGGGTTGGGGGCAATACCCTGCCTCGATCCACAACTATGGACAAGAGGTATTTCATGCCGATCCACTCGGCAATACGATGTTCTCCATCCATATGTACGAGTACGCTGGTTCCGATCCGGTTACGATTCGCAACAATATCGACGGTGTGCTGAACCAGGGACTGGCCGTCATTATAGGAGAATTCGGCTTCCAGCATACTAGCGGGGATGTGGATGAAGCTTATATCCTCAGCTACACCCAGCAGCGCAGCGTCGGCTGGCTTGCCTGGTCGTGGTACGGCAACAGCGGAGGAGTCGAATATTTGGATTTGGCTCACAATCCGGCAGGCACGAGCCTGTCTGCTTGGGGCGAGACCATCGTGAATGGTCCGAATGGACTGAGGGAAACTTCTCAGAAGAGCAGCATTTTCCAATAATCGAGTGCCGCTCTGCTATGTTCTAAAAAAAAAACATGCAAGAGAAGGCCTGCCATTCTCATATTGAGAATGCAGGCCTTTTTGCCGGCTTACACCGTGTAGTTGTTTTGCTGCATACCGCCTTGTTGCTGCTGATTCATCTGCTGATTGCCTTGCAGCTGTTGACCTTGATTTTGGCCGCGGTTCTTCATCATCATCTGAATTTTGTCAACCATGTTCGGCGTTGCATCGATGATGCGCTCGAGCAGGTGGGTGTTGTTGTCCAACGGCACAACCTTGACCCCATCCGTGCTTACTACAAGGAACGCAATCGGCGTAATGGATACACCGCCGCCGCTGCCGCCGCCGAATGGAAGCGCTACTTGCGCATTCATGGCGTCGTTGCCATGCGTATGGTCCTTCTCTTTGTCGATAACAAAATCGCTTCCGCCCGCCGCAAACCCGAAGCCAACCTTCGAAATGGGCAGTATGACACTGCTGCCGTCCGGCGTTTCCACTGGATCGCCGACAATGGTGTTGACATCAACCATTTCCTTGATATTTTCCATAGCCGTCTGCATAAGGCCTTGTATCGGATGTTCACTCACGCTTAACCCCTCCTTCGGATTGAATGCTCATCAAATGCCGCTCGCGCTTATTTTGCGCTTGCCCGACCGAATTTATGCCCCGCCCGCCTAGAACTCCGGCCATGCATTAGACTCGTGAAGCGAGTACTTGCCTCACGGTCTTCTTGTTCAGCCCGAGCTTGCGCATGCGCCGAAGCAGCCTGATGGTGGCAACAACAAGCCACCATACCTTCGTTTGGACTGTGGCTGTTAAATCGATTGTAAACTGCTGTTGATGATAAGCTGGCAGCACATCGAGCTGCGGACGAGTATCGAGTCGGACGAACTGAAACAGCATCCCGAGCATCGACGTTTTCAAACCCCAAATCAAACCTGTCGTAATGGCCGTATCCGCAGCATCGTCCAGACCTACCGAGGTCTTCCATCTCAGCTCCGTACAACGAAAATGTGTCAGCGTCTGCCTTACCCACCCCGTCAAAGATATTGTCTGGTCCAAGAGTTTTTTGGCTCTTTCGAAGAAATGCAGCACCGTGTTCGCATCTATCCGCTGTTGACTGTCCGTTGCTTGCTGCGAGGCGCCCACATCTTGTTCTTCCTTCACCTTCACTTCGGCACCTTGCATCAACCCTTTGAATTTGATCGTTGGCACATCATATGTATATCGGATCAAACCGAACAAGAACCATGCCATGACCAGCGTTCGATCATTATTGCCATGTCTCTCCACATGCAGCGAGATGTTCACCTTACTGTTGAAAATGAGGATTTTCACAAGAAGGATCGCAACGATATAGGCTGCCCACACCATGTCATCTGCCCCATTTCGTAATATTGCTGATTTGACGCTGTCCGCTTTCCCATCCACGCACAAAAAAACCCGAGCATCCAGCCGCAGCGTTCGCAGCAAGATCATCGGGATTAGGTTGCCCCTTGGGGCTCTCACTCATGCAAAGAAGACAATTGACGGCATATGGGCGACAACGGATTTATTGATTATCCTGAATGTCCAATTCCGCCGCTGCCCGGCTGCGTGCTTCATCGCCGTCCACATCGTCGATCGTCATTTGCTTCGCATCCAATTTTTCGAACAGAAGCCTCGTCTCTTCCTCCAGCAATGAATCGCTGTCAAACTCCTCTGCATTCGGAAGCTCGTTCAAGCTTTTCAGTCCGAAATAGTCGAGAAACAGCTTGGTTGTGCCGTACAGGATCGGACGGCCGATCACATCCGCACGCGCCACTTCCTTGATCAAATTTTTGGCGACCAGCGTTTGGATCGCGCGATCCGATTTGACTCCGCGGATTTCTTCCACATCTACCCGGGTAATCGGCTGTCTGTAAGCAATAATCGATAGCACTTCCAGCGCTGCTTGCGACAAGGAGGCGCGAGTCGGGGAAGCGGCCAGCTTCTGAAAGTATACGGCATGCTCCGGCAATGTCGTCATTTGGAATACGCCGGCAATCTCCATGATCTGAATGCCGCGCTGCTCGCGGCGGTAATCGCTCTGCAAGTCATGCAGCAAGTCTTCCACCAAGTTCGCAGACTGCTCCAGCACCGCTGCAATTTGCTTGGCATCGAGACCCTCGTCCCCCGCAGCGAACAGCAGACCCTCAATAATCGATTTCATCTGTGGATATTCCATTCCCTACTCCCTCACCCTTGTACTGAATCACGATGTCGTCGAACAAGCCGGATTGCTGGCAGCTGATCTGCTTCATCTTCATCAATTCCAATATCGCCAGAAACGTCACAACCATTTCTTCTCGACTGCGGTCCGCAGCAAACAATGAGGAAAACAGAACGGACTCTCGCGAAGCTTCCAGCAGGCGGACAATTTCTGTTATACGGTCTTTCACGGAGATCTCGTCTCGCCTGATGCGCGCAACCCGGTTGCGGCTGCTCAGTCGCTTCAATGTACGGCGGAAGGCAAGCATCAAATCAGCCAAGTGCACGCCCTTCAGCGGATTATCTGCCGTTTCCGGCAAAAATGGCGTCAAATCCTGGGGTTCCCGGGAATAAATAAGACTGCGTGCCAGTTCCATATCCCGAAGCTGCTCGGCCATGGATTTGTACTTGCGGTATTCAATGAGCTTCATGACGAGCTCTTCTCGCGGATCGTTCTCTTCTTCATCCTCGAAGCCATCGATTTCGATCTTCGGCGGCTTCGGCAGCAGCATCTTGCTCTTAATCGAAAGCAGTGTTGCGGCCATCACAAGAAACTCGCTTGCCAGCTCCAGCTCCAGCTGCTGCATGGTTTGCACATACTCCATATATTGCTCAGTGATCTGCGCAATCGGAATATCGTGGATGTCAATTTCATTTTTGTCGATGAGATGGAGAAGCAGATCGAGCGGTCCCTCGAAAATCTCCAGCTTGTATTTGACGCTCA is part of the Xylanibacillus composti genome and harbors:
- a CDS encoding cellulase family glycosylhydrolase gives rise to the protein MIRQMRNCFLLLLCLAVVLGGGFVTASPSAQAADYPAWNANTIYTGGEIVSHKGQLWQAQWWTQNQEPGADQWGPWRVVQNDPVDPGNNGNDPGNGTASYPAWNPNSIYNTGDIVSHNGQLWLARWWTQNQEPGTTGQWGVWELYQENPTDPTDPTDPVEPGEPSNGFYISGTTLYDANGNPFVMRGINHAHTWYKNDLNTAIPAIAATGANTVRVVLSNGRQWTRDSASEVSNIISLLEQHEMIAVLEVHDATGSNNISDLQAAVDYWIDIKSALIGKEDTVIINIANEWYGNWSGSEWAKGYKQAIPRLRDAGLQHTLIVDAAGWGQYPASIHNYGQEVFHADPLGNTMFSIHMYEYAGSDPVTIRNNIDGVLNQGLAVIIGEFGFQHTSGDVDEAYILSYTQQRSVGWLAWSWYGNSGGVEYLDLAHNPAGTSLSAWGETIVNGPNGLRETSQKSSIFQ
- the ytfJ gene encoding GerW family sporulation protein gives rise to the protein MSEHPIQGLMQTAMENIKEMVDVNTIVGDPVETPDGSSVILPISKVGFGFAAGGSDFVIDKEKDHTHGNDAMNAQVALPFGGGSGGGVSITPIAFLVVSTDGVKVVPLDNNTHLLERIIDATPNMVDKIQMMMKNRGQNQGQQLQGNQQMNQQQQGGMQQNNYTV
- a CDS encoding DUF2953 domain-containing protein, with product MILLRTLRLDARVFLCVDGKADSVKSAILRNGADDMVWAAYIVAILLVKILIFNSKVNISLHVERHGNNDRTLVMAWFLFGLIRYTYDVPTIKFKGLMQGAEVKVKEEQDVGASQQATDSQQRIDANTVLHFFERAKKLLDQTISLTGWVRQTLTHFRCTELRWKTSVGLDDAADTAITTGLIWGLKTSMLGMLFQFVRLDTRPQLDVLPAYHQQQFTIDLTATVQTKVWWLVVATIRLLRRMRKLGLNKKTVRQVLASRV
- the scpB gene encoding SMC-Scp complex subunit ScpB; translation: MEYPQMKSIIEGLLFAAGDEGLDAKQIAAVLEQSANLVEDLLHDLQSDYRREQRGIQIMEIAGVFQMTTLPEHAVYFQKLAASPTRASLSQAALEVLSIIAYRQPITRVDVEEIRGVKSDRAIQTLVAKNLIKEVARADVIGRPILYGTTKLFLDYFGLKSLNELPNAEEFDSDSLLEEETRLLFEKLDAKQMTIDDVDGDEARSRAAAELDIQDNQ
- a CDS encoding segregation and condensation protein A; the protein is MSVKYKLEIFEGPLDLLLHLIDKNEIDIHDIPIAQITEQYMEYVQTMQQLELELASEFLVMAATLLSIKSKMLLPKPPKIEIDGFEDEEENDPREELVMKLIEYRKYKSMAEQLRDMELARSLIYSREPQDLTPFLPETADNPLKGVHLADLMLAFRRTLKRLSSRNRVARIRRDEISVKDRITEIVRLLEASRESVLFSSLFAADRSREEMVVTFLAILELMKMKQISCQQSGLFDDIVIQYKGEGVGNGISTDEIDY